A window of Reinekea marina contains these coding sequences:
- the mshL gene encoding pilus (MSHA type) biogenesis protein MshL, producing MNKILSTSIYALTVTVFAACAGNPSQEADTGFSARAALAAERQNAVAQPNDATGNVASPLTLTDDLLAVDQAPKVTRIDIEANNRPAAAFFADLGKSQNVNLLLDPRITGNISLSLRGVTLKQTLSALRDSYGFDFERTSYGYRVIPNQISTRVYKLNYLNVKRTGESNTNIGSGEDDSSNSVKTTTGNVSNLNSEGSSDSFWGSLQESLQGFIQSSEDDSNVIINPQTGLLVVRASSVEHNAIQRFLADAELTLQKQVIIEAKIVEVTLDNEFKSGINWSIFDNDLASGNANGTLSLDGGTVPSISEAGGVFNISLGINNFTSMLQLLDHQGDVQVLSSPRVSTINNQKAVIKVGVDDYFATSATQNVSNSDSSSGTTNSAPFTLEKIFSGIALDVTPQISNDDSVTLHVRPSVTEVVERTKVINVGDQSYSLPLAYSNIRESDSIIRAQSGQIVVIGGLLQQKQDNGNTGIPFLAKVPIIKYLFNQERRTTRKSELVILLKPTVYDQYTSLDDIDDVLGRIQ from the coding sequence GTGAATAAGATACTCTCTACCAGCATATACGCACTGACAGTGACCGTTTTCGCGGCCTGTGCAGGAAACCCTAGTCAAGAGGCTGATACGGGCTTTAGTGCTAGGGCCGCACTTGCGGCGGAACGACAAAACGCGGTGGCTCAGCCCAATGATGCAACGGGGAACGTGGCTTCACCACTGACCTTGACGGATGATTTATTAGCGGTCGACCAAGCGCCCAAAGTCACTCGCATTGATATTGAAGCCAACAATAGACCTGCAGCGGCTTTCTTTGCGGATTTAGGCAAAAGCCAAAATGTAAATCTACTGTTAGACCCGCGCATCACCGGCAACATCAGCTTGTCTTTACGAGGTGTGACTCTAAAACAAACACTTTCCGCGCTACGCGACAGTTACGGCTTTGACTTTGAACGCACAAGCTACGGTTACCGTGTTATTCCGAACCAAATATCAACGCGCGTTTATAAACTTAACTACCTAAATGTAAAACGTACGGGTGAATCGAATACAAATATTGGCAGCGGCGAAGACGACAGCAGCAATAGCGTAAAAACCACCACTGGCAACGTCTCTAACCTTAACAGCGAAGGTTCTAGCGACAGTTTTTGGGGAAGTTTGCAAGAATCTCTTCAAGGTTTTATCCAAAGCAGTGAAGATGACTCAAACGTAATCATAAACCCTCAAACAGGCTTGTTAGTTGTGCGCGCCTCCTCTGTTGAGCATAACGCCATTCAACGATTCTTGGCCGACGCTGAGTTGACCTTGCAAAAGCAGGTGATCATTGAAGCCAAAATTGTAGAAGTCACTCTCGATAACGAGTTTAAATCGGGCATCAATTGGAGTATTTTTGATAATGACTTAGCCAGTGGCAATGCGAATGGCACACTATCTTTAGATGGCGGAACCGTTCCAAGCATTAGCGAAGCAGGCGGAGTATTTAACATTAGCTTGGGTATTAATAACTTTACCTCAATGCTTCAGCTGTTAGATCACCAAGGTGATGTTCAAGTTTTGTCTAGCCCTAGAGTGTCGACCATCAATAACCAAAAGGCGGTCATCAAAGTGGGGGTCGATGATTATTTTGCGACCAGTGCTACTCAAAACGTGAGTAATTCAGATTCGAGCTCTGGCACAACGAACAGCGCACCCTTTACCCTTGAGAAAATATTCTCGGGTATTGCGCTTGATGTTACCCCTCAAATTTCAAACGATGACAGCGTGACTTTGCACGTAAGACCTTCGGTAACGGAAGTTGTAGAGCGCACTAAAGTGATTAACGTGGGCGACCAAAGTTACTCGCTGCCTTTGGCTTACTCAAATATCCGCGAATCTGACAGCATCATTCGTGCGCAAAGCGGCCAAATTGTTGTAATAGGCGGCTTATTGCAACAAAAACAAGATAATGGCAATACCGGCATTCCATTTTTAGCCAAAGTGCCAATCATTAAGTATTTGTTTAACCAAGAGCGACGTACAACGCGTAAGAGTGAGTTGGTTATTTTACTCAAGCCTACTGTTTACGATCAGTACACCAGCTTAGACGACATCGATGATGTGCTAGGAAGAATTCAATAG
- a CDS encoding ExeA family protein, giving the protein MYQRHFGLTKQPFSLTPDTGLFVNLPSHEQCFELMAHVLASGEGFLKVIGDVGTGKTILCRKLLRFLDAQASSNHRFHTVYIPNPMLSPVGLYRAVGQELGLDASEKRNDDALLQHINERVLSLATENKSVVIVVDESQSLPPATLEALRLISNLETEERKLVQIILFGQTELDDLLNQDRFRQLKQRISFGHYLTPLDAKETRQYIQFRLQQCGYNGHELFSDAAIKKLHKVAQGIPRMINVLAHKSMMAAYAEQKKFVEIAHVMLAADVKEQRKVSTAPILAGTAFIVLLAALVWRLV; this is encoded by the coding sequence ATGTATCAGCGCCACTTTGGACTCACCAAACAGCCGTTCAGCTTAACGCCTGATACGGGTTTGTTTGTAAACCTGCCCAGCCATGAGCAGTGTTTTGAGCTAATGGCGCACGTGCTTGCCAGTGGCGAAGGTTTTCTAAAAGTCATTGGGGATGTCGGCACCGGCAAGACTATTTTGTGCCGAAAGTTACTGAGATTTCTAGACGCTCAAGCTTCCAGCAATCATCGTTTCCATACCGTCTATATTCCTAACCCAATGCTTTCACCCGTTGGTTTGTATCGAGCTGTCGGTCAAGAGTTAGGGTTAGACGCTTCAGAAAAGCGAAATGACGATGCTTTGCTACAACACATTAATGAACGAGTACTGTCATTAGCTACAGAAAATAAAAGTGTGGTCATCGTCGTCGATGAATCTCAATCGCTTCCCCCTGCGACACTTGAAGCATTACGGCTTATTAGCAATTTAGAAACCGAAGAACGAAAACTGGTTCAGATCATTTTATTTGGCCAAACGGAATTGGATGATCTTTTAAATCAAGATAGGTTTCGTCAACTAAAACAGCGGATCAGTTTTGGGCATTATTTAACCCCGCTCGATGCAAAAGAAACACGTCAATACATTCAATTCCGACTACAGCAATGTGGCTACAATGGCCATGAACTGTTTTCAGACGCGGCGATTAAAAAGCTACATAAAGTAGCGCAAGGCATTCCAAGGATGATTAATGTTTTGGCGCATAAATCGATGATGGCCGCTTATGCTGAGCAAAAGAAGTTTGTTGAAATTGCTCATGTTATGCTCGCCGCCGATGTAAAAGAGCAACGTAAAGTATCCACCGCGCCAATTTTAGCCGGCACGGCATTTATCGTGTTACTCGCCGCCTTAGTGTGGAGATTAGTATGA
- a CDS encoding tetratricopeptide repeat protein, translated as MSAIHQALQKAEHSPAEPLTDAHYNPLASNNAAPKPRDSKTLIYWVLAALFLLLVPVVLFWPLSEDEQGTETQGVASEISTPEVTPNGTNDNVLVLTQLETAEPTAVLEAPDESIENATTPASDTEATTAASKELPTTEPNTSATLNSEANTDVKPITQSEIETQPIKSAVQTTQNTTELNTTPASKPTQSITQAQPSEPKAQITDVVTASAQHWQSKVEAHIANGEIEYAEAVLKQWIGASPKDEAPRVWLARIYISNNLYRPAEALLNEISSSEALALKGVIYEKTQRFVLAAEQFSELFNREPDSGRWLIMWAVNTENSGQVSRAVGLYKAFINNFNYEDPQLVQFAQQRLQSLGGS; from the coding sequence ATGAGTGCTATCCATCAAGCGCTTCAAAAGGCGGAACACAGCCCTGCTGAGCCACTGACCGATGCACACTATAACCCACTGGCATCGAACAACGCTGCGCCTAAACCGCGCGATTCTAAAACCCTTATCTATTGGGTGTTAGCGGCACTATTTTTGTTGCTGGTCCCGGTGGTGCTTTTTTGGCCGTTGTCAGAAGATGAGCAAGGAACAGAAACTCAAGGTGTCGCCTCCGAGATATCCACTCCTGAAGTAACGCCCAACGGCACTAACGATAATGTTCTGGTGTTAACCCAATTAGAAACGGCAGAGCCTACTGCTGTGCTCGAAGCGCCTGACGAATCAATAGAGAATGCCACAACCCCAGCATCAGATACTGAGGCAACAACTGCAGCGTCTAAAGAACTACCGACTACGGAGCCTAATACTTCGGCAACCTTAAACTCCGAAGCCAATACCGACGTTAAACCAATCACTCAATCAGAAATTGAAACCCAGCCCATAAAATCGGCGGTACAAACAACGCAAAACACAACAGAATTAAATACGACGCCTGCCTCTAAACCAACCCAATCCATAACGCAGGCTCAGCCGTCAGAACCAAAAGCGCAAATTACTGATGTTGTCACCGCCAGCGCTCAACATTGGCAGTCTAAAGTTGAAGCGCACATTGCAAACGGCGAAATCGAATACGCCGAAGCGGTATTAAAGCAGTGGATAGGCGCTTCTCCGAAAGACGAAGCTCCCAGAGTATGGCTGGCTCGAATATACATTTCTAATAATCTTTACCGCCCAGCAGAAGCCTTATTGAACGAGATTAGCTCAAGTGAAGCGCTTGCTTTAAAGGGCGTCATTTACGAAAAAACACAGCGCTTTGTTCTTGCTGCCGAGCAGTTTTCTGAATTGTTTAATCGTGAACCCGACAGTGGCCGATGGTTAATTATGTGGGCTGTCAATACGGAAAACAGCGGGCAAGTTTCACGCGCGGTAGGGCTATATAAAGCCTTCATTAACAATTTTAATTATGAAGATCCTCAGCTGGTGCAATTTGCTCAGCAAAGACTTCAATCATTAGGGGGATCTTAA
- a CDS encoding GspE/PulE family protein — MTTLTPTDPSPRKRIRLGDLLVEAGAITNGQLNLALQEQKITGKKVGRVLVDMGLIQEQQLLLTLSGHLKIPFIELRQYQLNNDLMQKLDENIARRFRCLLLSKKDGKYLLGMADPLDLVAIDEVEKALKEDVATAIVRESELLATLDVVYRNTSEIESLAGQLEGELSQSDFDIADLADESDLQDAPVVRLLQSVLEDAISVEASDIHIEPDETVFRIRMRIDGVLQEQVVKEKRVASALVMRLKIMSNLDISEKRLPQDGRFNVGVKGRSVDVRISTMPVQFGESVVMRLLDQSAGILNLTELGLPKDIRERFEVMIERPHGLILVTGPTGSGKTTTLYSALSKLNTPKRKIITAEDPIEYRLSRINQVQVNPKINLTFASVLRTALRQDPDIILVGEMRDQETVSIGVRAAMTGHMVMSTLHTNDAVSSAIRLADMGVEPYMVASALRGVLAQRLIRKVCQDCKAPHEPDTRAKLWLHNMAGGRFQTSEFFKGEGCYQCNNTGYKGRIGVYEWLELDDDMLVALRDQNHNDFIQAAKRNTSFKPMEELALEYAEQGITDLEEVFRISVDLDDFETAHDASIEKVTAEEKDA, encoded by the coding sequence ATGACCACACTAACCCCTACGGATCCCAGCCCAAGAAAACGGATTCGTCTTGGCGATTTACTCGTTGAGGCCGGTGCCATCACTAATGGTCAATTAAACTTGGCGCTGCAAGAGCAAAAGATTACGGGTAAAAAAGTTGGCCGTGTTTTAGTTGACATGGGTTTGATTCAAGAACAGCAATTGCTGCTTACTTTATCGGGTCACTTAAAAATTCCATTCATTGAGCTGCGTCAATACCAACTCAATAACGACCTCATGCAAAAGCTCGATGAAAATATTGCACGCCGCTTCCGCTGTTTATTGCTCAGTAAAAAAGACGGTAAATACCTACTTGGTATGGCTGACCCTCTCGATCTGGTCGCCATCGATGAAGTTGAGAAAGCACTAAAAGAAGACGTTGCAACGGCCATTGTACGAGAATCAGAATTATTGGCCACGCTCGATGTGGTGTACCGAAACACCAGCGAAATTGAATCTTTGGCGGGGCAATTGGAAGGTGAGCTGTCGCAAAGTGATTTTGACATTGCTGATCTTGCCGATGAAAGTGACTTACAAGACGCTCCCGTCGTTCGACTGCTGCAAAGTGTATTAGAAGATGCGATATCAGTAGAAGCGTCTGACATTCACATTGAACCCGATGAAACAGTCTTCCGAATTCGGATGCGTATTGACGGTGTATTGCAAGAGCAGGTCGTCAAGGAAAAACGCGTGGCTTCAGCTTTAGTGATGCGTTTAAAAATTATGTCTAATTTAGATATTTCTGAAAAACGCTTACCTCAAGACGGTCGATTCAATGTCGGGGTTAAAGGGCGCTCCGTAGATGTTCGTATTTCTACGATGCCGGTACAATTTGGTGAGTCGGTGGTAATGCGATTATTAGATCAGTCTGCCGGTATTCTAAACTTAACCGAACTGGGCCTACCTAAAGATATTCGTGAACGCTTTGAGGTTATGATCGAACGCCCTCATGGTCTCATATTAGTTACCGGGCCGACGGGCAGTGGTAAAACCACAACCTTATATTCAGCGCTTTCAAAGTTGAATACACCTAAACGAAAAATCATTACGGCTGAAGACCCTATTGAATATCGCCTCAGCCGAATTAACCAGGTTCAGGTAAACCCGAAAATTAACCTTACCTTCGCAAGCGTGTTACGAACGGCGTTACGACAAGATCCAGATATTATTCTGGTCGGCGAGATGCGAGACCAAGAAACAGTCTCTATTGGCGTGCGCGCTGCGATGACCGGTCATATGGTGATGAGTACTCTGCACACCAACGACGCTGTTTCCAGTGCGATTCGGTTGGCCGATATGGGTGTAGAACCATACATGGTGGCGAGCGCCTTGCGGGGCGTACTGGCTCAACGACTCATTCGAAAAGTTTGCCAAGATTGTAAAGCACCGCATGAACCAGACACGCGAGCAAAACTCTGGTTACACAATATGGCTGGCGGTCGTTTCCAGACCTCTGAGTTCTTTAAAGGTGAAGGCTGCTATCAATGTAACAATACAGGCTACAAAGGCCGTATTGGTGTATACGAATGGCTCGAGTTAGATGATGATATGCTTGTTGCGTTGCGCGATCAAAATCATAACGACTTTATTCAAGCTGCCAAACGCAACACCAGCTTTAAACCCATGGAAGAACTTGCTTTAGAGTATGCCGAACAAGGCATCACCGATTTAGAAGAAGTGTTTAGAATCTCAGTCGATCTAGATGACTTTGAAACGGCTCACGATGCTTCTATAGAAAAAGTAACCGCGGAAGAAAAAGATGCCTAG
- a CDS encoding type II secretion system F family protein, whose product MPSFYYQGRSANGDPVKGVVEGNSKSAVLTSLKRQSIIPTIIEPAKGSKNKDKEKNSAADAIGDFFGKKKVGIDELIMFSRQMYALTRSGIPLIRAINGLADASRSEVLGDILRDISRTLTQGSTLSNAFRAHPDIFGDLFVSMIAMGESTGRLDTAFSQLISHLELEKDTRKKIKSATRYPMIVTIAMIIGLVIINVMVVPAFSSIFEKLGADLPLPTIVLISTSNFMINYWWLIVFVSIASVIAFIRWKRTPEGLLKWDELVLKIPILGGVFERIALGRFARPLAMMLSSGVPLLQALKVSSRTVGNEYIGQGIEGMLNGIERGESLLSTASSSGLFNSLILQMIAVGEETGNVSDLLTDIADFYDQEVEYDLKRLAESLEPILLVFMGFMVLVLALGVFLPMWELGSAFG is encoded by the coding sequence ATGCCTAGCTTTTATTATCAAGGTCGCAGTGCAAATGGAGATCCGGTCAAAGGTGTTGTCGAAGGCAACTCCAAGTCGGCGGTGTTGACCTCGTTAAAGCGACAAAGCATTATTCCAACGATCATTGAGCCGGCAAAAGGCAGTAAGAACAAAGATAAGGAAAAGAATTCCGCGGCCGATGCCATTGGTGATTTTTTTGGCAAAAAGAAAGTTGGCATCGACGAACTCATTATGTTCAGCCGACAAATGTATGCACTCACGCGATCAGGCATTCCTTTGATTCGAGCAATTAATGGTCTAGCCGATGCCTCGCGTTCTGAAGTACTTGGCGATATCTTGCGCGATATTTCGAGAACCTTAACGCAAGGCTCTACGCTATCAAACGCTTTTAGAGCACACCCAGATATTTTTGGCGACTTGTTTGTATCGATGATTGCTATGGGAGAATCTACCGGTCGATTAGACACCGCATTTTCACAACTGATCAGTCACCTTGAGTTAGAAAAGGACACTCGGAAGAAAATCAAATCGGCCACACGCTACCCTATGATTGTTACCATCGCCATGATCATCGGCTTAGTGATTATCAATGTCATGGTCGTGCCGGCTTTTAGCAGTATTTTTGAAAAACTCGGTGCCGACCTGCCCTTGCCAACCATTGTATTGATCTCAACCAGTAACTTTATGATTAATTATTGGTGGCTCATTGTCTTTGTTTCTATTGCCAGTGTCATCGCCTTTATCCGCTGGAAACGCACCCCAGAAGGCTTATTAAAATGGGATGAGTTGGTGTTAAAAATCCCAATTCTAGGTGGCGTATTTGAACGTATTGCGTTGGGTCGATTCGCACGACCCTTAGCCATGATGCTGAGCTCAGGTGTGCCATTATTGCAAGCTCTGAAAGTGTCTTCGCGCACGGTGGGTAATGAATATATTGGGCAAGGTATTGAAGGCATGCTCAATGGTATTGAGCGTGGCGAATCGTTGTTATCTACAGCCTCTTCTAGTGGGTTATTCAACTCACTGATCTTACAAATGATCGCCGTTGGTGAGGAAACCGGTAATGTCTCGGACCTATTAACGGATATTGCAGATTTTTACGATCAAGAAGTAGAATATGACCTGAAACGACTTGCAGAATCACTAGAGCCTATCTTGTTAGTATTTATGGGTTTTATGGTTTTAGTGCTCGCGCTAGGTGTCTTTTTACCCATGTGGGAGCTGGGCTCAGCGTTCGGTTAA